AGTATTATTCATAAATGGCGATACCCTTCCCGTGGGCTTCAATGAGCTCCTGGCTCTTTCCCGGGTCCCCATCCGTCCCCTGGGGCGGTTCCAAAGAAACTGCCGACGTGTGGGAGAAGGCCCCGTATATATAGGCCTGTGGCGGACCACTTGAACggttacgcgggagaatttgaattgatgtTTATGTTGTTATCGtgaaaaataaagttttaatttattttctttcttatataGGTTATTGCAAGTCTAAATACAGGTATAAAGTAATCCTGGTTTGTTCTTGGTCGAATTTCGATCAAATcacttaattttgtataaattataaattatgttgaatatttattataaataatgataattcTAGAAACATGAGACCGAAAATGATAATTGTTTTGTATGCATTTTATTAATAAGCATGGCATGTGCAAAATTTAAAGcgtattatttaaaaaggacTTGTTCACCCAGGATaaaagttattattattttgcttGATACTTGGTATTActaaaataaaacacaataatgtagattcaatattAGACTGTTCTTGGGAAATCCTGGAGATTATGTTTGGGGTCAGGATGGTTTGGATGCAATCGTAACGCAATTGTTAAACCAACTGGATGGAACTGGACCACCTCCTTTACCACGAAAGCAAATAGATGAAATACCGAATACAATGGTTACTCAAACTCATGTTGGTGAGTACAACTTTTATATACTGCCaaaacataaaattatatttaggcagcaaattatttttaataaattatacctTATCCTATAGAGAGTAAACTTCAATGTTCCGTTTGTTGGGAGGACTTCAAACTGTCTGAATCAGTGAAACAACTTGCGTGTCAACATTTGTATCATGGACCGTGTATCGTACCGTGGTTAGAATTGGTGAGTTAAGCAGAAAATCTTAGAACAAGCATGTTCCTAATTGGTATAGATATATTTGCCATCTattttttttcctcgttttctttttctcttttgtttcagCATGGTACTTGCCCTATTTGTAGACAGAATTTGGGAGACCAAAATTCAGCTGATGTAAATCAAGATACTGTAGGACCTAGCCTAGCTGCTCTTTTTAGGTacgttatatgtataatttatttgCGTTATATATTCGTATGTTAACATAAAGATTACGAgaatatacattaatattagTTCGCAGAAATTTAAATGTTTCCTTGATGGAAGATGGAGAAATCATGTAAATgtgttcgtttcttttttatttatttgttaccCTTTTGTTTTTTTAGGGCAGCCAATGAATCAAACAGTACTAGAACATCATCAACGTCATCTTCGGGTGGGAATAACTCCAGTAATAATTCAACGAGTGAGATTTGAGATTGATCGTCCTGCATTTACACTTTCTCTACTTAGCAGGATACATAAATATACAAAcgatatacatttatttttcacaTCTTCAGATTTATTTTTCGGCACTGTTCGCTCGAGCAAGGCACTTATATATACTTCGTAAATACTGTATTCTGATGCTAACATaaatttcaagctttatattttaatcaacAGTGTAATGTAaatcataaaaagaaaaaaataatgcaatatCAAGGTTAAACATAATATTTTGCTTCGTGCGAATTATAATGAAGTATGGTCATAATAAGTCAAAGAAAGACACATATATTTGAAGTTGAAATAATCcttgttgctatatatatatatatgctgtCTCATAGTTTCTGATAAAAACGCAGTTTATTAAGTTTCTCAAACAAATgtgtctaaaattaaaaaaaaaaaagaaaaaaaatgtacgtTTCTTTATAAAAGTTCAAATTTTgatgtttaataaatttaatgtagcagaataatatttacaaaagaaaaaaaatgtaatataactAAAAGATGTGTATTACACAGAAAAATAACGCTACAAACGTTAATGATTTTAAGTAAGAGGTTTGTAAATTTCCTCTTCCATTATGTGTGATAAATTAAACAGATTTCCTTGATACTTATTTGACTACATCATATATCTTTTTTAAGTTCCAGAGATATTCGAAATTGAGTCTTATTTAGAATCAAATGTTTGCACTAGTATCGTTCTGTAAATTATCATTGATACATCGtattttaattgttattaataaatgtTCAATTCAGCTAACGATgcgtgaaatatatatatatacattaatggatattattttagtaatgaaaaatgtgaaaaatgaAAAGCACTGACAACACGAAATATCTGTATCACTGTTCAAAATCatgttttatttttgtttaaatgtaATCTTATTTTATATGATTCATGTCATCTTTAAATTATCCATTCACCAAGTTTATAAAATTGTGGATACATATACCATGCCAAAGGAATCGTGGTATACGACTTCATGCAAATATAAACTTTTTCGTTTCATAATTCACAGTTGGAGATAAATTTAAACATCctagatatataaatataataggaAATGTGAATAGCGTCTATATAGAAATGATTACATAATTATATGTTTATAGTTTTCAATGTATTACGTTACCGAAGTTGTTATTAcctacagtaataatgatgatgataataataataataatatatatatgacACTCTTTCAATTTGCCATATTACATAGAGCATGATAAGATGTAATATTGTCCCCTtaagttaataaaatttaatttgtttacaattataaatttgaaaaaacaagattgtaattcaaaaaattgataaattcaattcttataattaaatataatttaattgcaagaaatttgtaaacaatttaaaaaaataaataaatggtttttgtttagaagatctaaagtgtaataaataattgaaaaatataaaaatatatcaacTCTATTGTTGGTAAcattatttgatatttatattCGACATACATATATCTAATTGTGCAAATGTATTTAGAAACACACATCTGTACCAATCTGTACGTGAATGTATATAACGTACTACCTATACACTTTGAAGGTTGTATGTATGTAATACCAtgatgtaatttttataaatacaagtacatatatcaaaaattgttatCTTTATATCGCATAGTTGAATGATAAAAAGAAGTGGCTAAAAGAAGATGTAATAATAACATCTGACTTGGAGCGATATGACACTTTGTGtacataaaagaaagaaaggaggatAATAATAGatacttaaaaatttattttgcatCAGTTGTTGAGTTTTTAGTTATTGGGATGATATTGTTGCATTGCtaaataattctgtttaattaGTAATCAAGATTATACAATGTATAATtaacttgaattttaaaattaagaaaaattgtgtAATGCGTTGAACATAACCAATGAAATGGCGTTTGAACTAATctcaattaaatttcattgagaAACTAACAGTGAACACGTTGTGTCGTTCAAACGTATAAACAAATTAAGTGAAATGAATATTTTGGTGTATTTTCTAAACATTCATAAAGAATGGCAGAAAAAGAGGCAAAAATTGAATACGTGACAGAACCATGTCCGATCAAACCACGTAAAATAGGACCACAAAACGTAGTGATACGTCTAAAGCGGCGAGAAATATTTGGTTGTCCTTATCCAGGAATCCATGTTCACAATGCTAGACAGTTTTAtcaaaatgtatttccaaattTCACTGTCATGAATGTAGAAAAACCTCCATGTTTTCTCCGAAAATTTAGTCCTGATGGTCGTTACTTAATTGCCTTTAGTGCTGATCAAACTTCCATAGAAGTTTATGAATATCGAGGTGCATCTGCAGCTGCTGATTTGTTAGCAAACTGTGAAGGGGAATATATTGGTCATAAAAATGATGAATATAGCTTTCAAATTAGAAGCAACATTTTCAGTCGTTTTTTCAAGGTATGCAGTTATTGCTTTTGAACTTTGAATTGCAAGAAAAAGGGAAAGCGATGAATGTCTAATATTGTTTATAGGCTAAGTGGATCGTAAATGTTGTTCAAAGTAATGAACAATTAAATAGAGAATGTAGTCTATTTACTGATGATGGCAGATATGTAATTGTTGGTTCAGCTGCCCACATTCCAGATGAATTGAGGCCACATTTTTATCAAGTATATCATTTACCAAACAGTGTACTAACTGGTATTTTAGTTTTCTAACAATATGTCATCTTTTAAGATTTACACCAACAATGAAGCATTGACTCCAAATCCTAGATCACCGCTAGAAGATTATAGTTTACATCTTGTTGACTTACGTGGAGGAAAATTATGTGATACTAGGCATTTTAAAGTAGACAAAATATATTTATCTCACAATCAaggtatattaaattttacttcAAACATGGATTATTTAGATTATTTGATGAACAAACTAATAGGAATATGTTTCTCTTTTATGCAGGCCTTTATTTGTATAAAGATATATTGGCAGTATTATCTGTACAACACCAAactattcatatatttcaaattcttGATGGAATGTTTATCAATGTTAGGACAATAGGAAGGTAccatttattttgataaatgTAGTTGCTTCATTGTAGATTAACAATACTAATTACTTCCTTCAATTTGTAACAGGTTTTGTTTAGAAGATGACGCGTATTTAGTTACAAGTGCTTGTCCAGGAGTAAATTGCCGCCCATTTAGGGACGTTACGATAAATAGTCTTAAGCACAAATTATTAGTATATTTGTATAAAAGGGCAGCCTACATCAGCGAGACAACAAAGGATCCGTATGAACTAAGAcgtttttatcaatattttgacCAAGTACGACGCAAAATTTTAATACGTACAAGAACCttgaaaatatcataaatataCGTAACTTTAACAAGTTAATATTTCAGCTGAATGCATTGCGAATGTGGAAGATGCAACTATTAGATACAAATCATATACTTGTAAGATTTGCGAGCGAAGAAGTGGCAACCCTTCAAGCAAATGAACCTAATGCCCAACCAGCGCTTTTAGTAGTTTATGATATGGTTTCTGCTAAAATATTAGCCGCGTACGATAATGCGTCCACACAATTATTAACACAGTTTGAGAATTTTAGTGATTTCTTTCGAAATGCTAGAATGAGTACTGACTGTCAGTATATGTGTTCGCCGTCTAATAACATATACgcaaggtataatgtaatacataaaTACAACGACGCGTTATAGCTATAACGTTAATTTCTCATGTTATTGCAGATTGTTACAACAAAGATTCAAACAGACAATAGTAAGTGCTAGATATGGAGGAGTTACAGAGGCTACCAAAAGATTACTTGCTCAATTGCCAATATGCGCGCAGTCCTACTCTAGTTCTCCATATCTAGACCTATCTCTATTTTGTTACGACGACAAATGGGTATCGATGATGGAGCGCCCCAAAGCATGTGGTGAACATCCCATACGGTATAATTTTGATTTCTGATATCTATAACAGTTACCCGGTACGAATACCTGTTACTTATTGATGGGATTTTTATAGATTTTACGCCCGAGATTCTGGTCTTTTAAAGTTTCGAATGTACGCGGGGATGTTGGGTCGTACAACACCTACGGCCGCGAGGCGACTGGTCGCATTTACTTTTCATCCAACGGATCCGTTTGCTATTTCAGTTCAGCGAACGAACGCAGAATACATCGTCAGTTTCCACGTTAGACATGTTTAAACTTTTATCGAGGTGTCCTAACAGTTGCATTATTTTTATACTTTCCTTTTCAATAAAATCGATCTCATTGTCAGTATGCAATTTTAATAACGATACTtgattttttcgaaaaatttttaAGGAGATTTATCTATTACTACTGTTCGTCGATATCTCTAcaagttttaatttaaaattgttaaatgttagaattattaattaaatgttagAAATAAAGAGTGTGAGAGATTAGTAGTAACGTTTGTTGCGAAAACCCTTATTTCAGTGATGCGTCGTTACTGAATACTCCCGCATTAAGCTTAATTAATTACATCTTTTAAAACAtctagaaatattatttaaatccgaatttttaattcagcttttaaaataaaagtggTGATTGTATCTTAAGAAATCGTATAAGAAATGAACATGGAAAGGGGGGGGGGAAGCCTAAAACGAGTGTGGCGACTCGAAGCAACATGTTGAAACGCTTGTATATGTTATTCGTTTAACGAAAGAACATACCTGATTTGCGCAGCTCAGGGAGGCCCTCTATCTACTCGTTCTTCCAGCTTCATCGCACTTCGTGGTCGTATACACAGTGGACACAAAAGTATACACAGAAAAATCAAGCGATAACCTCGAGGGTTGAAGTATTACTAAATATGAGCCACTGGATATGCTGCTCTATGCCATCACGCGCATGCGTAGATGAAGCATGCGCAGTCGAAGCATGCGCAGAACAAAACATGCGTAGTCGAAGCATGCGCAGAACGAATGAAAATTGGTCGTACAACGCCTGTTGTAGCCATACTATTTCCTGTGTTGAGTTATAGTGCGTGATATTTGAGTTAAGTTttgttataataaatttatgtatttttaattagataaatGAAACTTGATGCTTTGTCATTTATCTATTAATATATATGAAAGAGAAGAGGGCAAAACGAAAGAATCATATTTGAGGTTTACGTACAACGACGGTAAGcttatattatttctaaaagATAAATTATTCAGAGTTGTAAGAatgtaatatttacaatttacttATTTCATCATTGATAACGAGTAATTAAATGGTGTGCGTACTTGTTTTTCAATGAAGAAATGAAGAATGATACACTACAGAGCATATGCACGCGTGCATCATACTACTGTTCTGTATACGTGTGTATTGCATACGAATATATAGCTCACACAATCAGTATGCAGTGTCTACAGTATGTGTACGATAAAATAGATAGTATATTACACACCCTGTAAATGAATTCATTCACTTTTCTTAAATGTATGTATAAATGTACGTAGTTACGATTAATTGTATGTATACCATTTTGTTacaattaatttgtatatcttTTACGTACTATAATAGCTACATTGTGTACGTTATTTTAGGTTATagtaaatattgtttattatattttaatatttggtTTCTTCTTTTGTTGCAGTTATGAAACAAATACCAGATACATTTTGAAGGAATGTTCTGATTAtgtgttaaataattatatacctatttaaatatttactcTTATGTTTAAAACATAATGAATAAAGCTCTATTTGATAATTATACAACAACTACAAAAATGAATGATGACAAAATTAAAGAGGAATATGCTAGTCATAATAGAGAGCTGGATCAGAAGTACTTTGTTGCCTGGAGTCCTCTAGAAgaaaataaacgtttatttaaacaaaaatatatatcttGTAGTAGATCAGTTCCACGTAGAAACAAACGTTTTATTCAGTACAGAATAAGTAGATCATTGAATTTTGATGCAAACATTCATAGTTCCAATTCGGAGAATAGTTCTTTTGAAGAAGATAAACATCTATCTAGATCTGCTAAAATAATGAGAGCTCTGAATTTCAATAGCAGTTCCTCCTATTATGGAAGAACAAAAATAAAGAAGTCACTGAACTTTAATTTAACTCCTAGCCCAAAACGGTTCATGCCTACTAAAAAAAGTATACGAAAAACTTTgagtttaaattttaattctccaTTGTCTGTATCAAACAAATGTTTGAATTTTGATGATAATCCAAATAATTCTGCTGATAATAGTTTATTATATTCATCTTCTGAATCTATTGACGAAAATCAGAATGAAACGCCATTGCAACAAAATCCAAAGGAATgtggaatattacattattctaCGCCTAATACGAAGTTAAATAAAAGATCGTTGTGTTCGACGGGACCATCGTTACGCAGTCAACTGAGGGAGACTATCGATAATATTGTCTGCATTACCGTAACACCTAACTCGCAATCTTTGAAACGTACTAAAGGCAGATTAGACGAAGTTACAAGTACTTCTAGAAAtttatttcatgaattttatgATAATAACGATGATAGACCGAGCACACCTGAAAATGTAATTGATATAATTCCAGAAAGTACGAGTGCTATTAAAAGGAGCCATAAAAAGGTAAGCggattaatttgaataaatcaCTCATTTTTATTCTCAGATTACTTTAATATACTATATTATGTTATGTAGGAAAGATCTTCAAGACGGAAAGATTCTCGATATACCGAGCATACAGATTCGTTAGAAGATTCTGCCGATCTGTATTCTAGTACTGATTTGAAAAACAGTCCATTGTGTAATTCTGGAAATGTATCAGACACAGGTTCACTTTTTGATTAtgcagaagaagaggaaaacaGCTTTAAAGAATCTGGGGAAGCATCGAATTGTGACAATATTCTGTTTGAGGAGCATAAATTCGATATTAACGAAATAAAGTCGGAAGAAAGTGCAGAAAATTCTTTGGAAATAGAAAGTATAAATGAAaacaaatcatttgaaaaatgcGAAGACGTTGATAAATATGATTTACCTGATCAGGATATCGATATAAAGTTTGATATTAGATCGGCGACTCCTGAAGCAACGGCAGAAGTTATATCGGAATCACAAACATCAGTTACTCCAGAGAATCGTATCAACTTCTTACAGAATGTTCTTAAAGATTCTATAAAAAAATCTCATAAAAAAATCAAAGATGATAATAAGAAGAAGTTGTTTAGCCCAAAATTTTTGCGAAGTAAATTCGAAACTGTGAATTCTAAACAGGACGAAAGCGAAGAAACGTCGGTTGAGCACAGGGAAGAACGAGCATGTACTCCCGAGAGGGTTAACTCTAGTCGACTTTTATTGTCGCAGTTCAGTTCTgtcaaaaaatctcataaaaaagataaacataataaaatattgtcagGGTTTCTGAAACGGCAGGAATATTTCAACAAAGAAATGGATTTATGTCAAAGGGAAGCAGATAACTCATTCGAATGTAAAAACAGTACCGCAGATGTTTCTTCGGATTTTGATAATACTGAAAATGTGAAAGATGCTGCCTCCTTCACGAGCGTACACGATACACCTCTGATTAAATTATCCCCACGCAAAAGCAGAAGATCATTAAACGTATCATTGGACTGCGAACCGAACGTGTCGTATGATTCTGATTTACAGGAAGCCGATTCATCGAAAGAGGAATTCAAAATTTTCACTCCTCTTAAAAGAAAGAGATCAACAGATGGTTCAGGCGTTAAGGAATATCTTCATTTTTACGATTTACCGTCTGGAAAAAATGAAGTTTCAGAAGACCTTGCTGTGGACATCGGTTTATCAAGGTGTTTAACGCCCATTCCAAACTTTCGGGATAATTATATAAAGACGGACGAGGACGATATGGAAGCAAAGAAATGTGATTCTACCGATGTAAACGGCAGGTCGACACCAAGAGATATGCCAACTACAGAATTATACGTTAATATAGATTCCATTAAAAGATCGCATAAGAAGAATAAACGTGCAAATAGTTCTTGGAAAGGTTTCGGTTTGTTTAACAATGATAGTTACATGGAAGAGCAAGCATTGGTGAAAAGTATCAAAGTTGAAGCATTAGAGAGTTCGAACGATTGCATCACGGTGGACGATGTGAACGAATCAATCGATCATGATGGTCAACTTGAAGTATCCACTGATCGCATATGTAACGAGGAGCGTGCGAGCGTTAGTACAAAACTCGTACCGTCGAATGTAACACCCCCAAATTGTTTgaaatcaaaaaattatttgagACTGATACAGGAAACTTCTATTAAGCGATCGCACAAAAAAGTTcgagataaaaagaaacaagaattGATAGTTGATGCGAACGAATTATCCGATGATGGATCTATCTTCGGCGATGAAGAAAAATTAGCTTGCGACGAAGATCAGTCGATCAAAGATTGATAATAATAGGTAGTAGCTACGATAAAAAGAATTACAATGTTTTCAAAGGTAACTTACTAACCTGATGAATTTTCTTAGTAGGTTGTTAGCCTACGTTCATGAAACGTTTACTTTAATCGAGTAATTCAAGTGTAAACGAATCTGATATTGTAATTCTATTCTCAATGCTTGGTTCTACAATCATTTTTTATAGTGTACACTTTTCAATACGATAACATTCGGAAATTAATAGAACGAAAAGGAGGTAGGATCGTCtttctatttttgttatttcattGAATAGTATTTTAGTAGGAGTTTCACGATGTATCGATGTGAATTAAAGTAGCGTGTTATTTTGTATATTGCACGAATCGAAAGAATTCACAATTAAGTTAAGTAGAATAGATTTGATAACGATGGGTATTGGAATTAACATTAGTGGTATTTTTTATCTTCCCTTTTCATATGTTTCAGTTATTTTAAGTACACTATGCTGTAAGATTATTTGTATAATAAGTGATGGAATATGACAATTAATTGGACTATGTAATAATTAGAAGAATAGCAAGGAGCAAATTTCAAAGATATTGAAGGATGGTGgccatttgaaaaaagaaaagatcttTGTGGCAATATGCGTGTGCATTATGAGAATACTGTATGTAATATGTAACCGATGAACGGTACAGAAATTTATAAGGCGGAACTCTGTATGTATACGTCCGATTGATGCTACGTTTCTCCAGTGTCTTCCTTTTGTAACGTTGAGCGATCTAGAATGGCGGTAACCGTATTTAATGCGTTAACTATCAAATGAATTGATTGCACATGCGACTTGTGCACGATAAAAGGTACATAAACGGCGACGCTTAACTTGTTCATACGAGGAAGTGCGCGCAAATCAAATCCGTGATCATTTTTGATTAACACTACGTAACAAGTATCGTCATGCAAAATTTATGCGATTAAGTAAAACGTCAAAGAACTTTGCTTCTATTATTTTCTGAACGATTGAATTATCAGCTATTCTGTATTAACTTGTTTTAGTTCTAAGCTATACGACAATAGACAAATGTTTCTAGCACAGAGAAGAAAATCTTATACATACTAATCTAGGACCATGTGTTTGAAAATACGTACGTTTAAGTTTAATAACAGATAAACGAATCAAAATAGATCATTTTTCTAATACAGTATTTGTTCGCTCTATTTGTTACGTTTAACGTCCTTGGAAGTTCATCGTTCTGGTTATCAATTTATTGTAGTTAAAAATTAATCAGGTTTATATAAAAAGACTATAATTATCTGTTTTTTATAGCCGCTTCTTATGTTAACTCTTAGTTTTGGAAGTTTTGGAAGTTGTTTACTGTTAAAAATGTTCGCTTActgttaatttgtaaaattacaaaCAAGTAATGTTATCACTGTTTACGTGATAGTTGTATTATAAGAATTGAAATCGTGATCGAGCATTTTAAAGCAATTAACATGATGTTTTTCATTAGTTAATTTATTAAGCTATTAATCACTTGTAATTACTAAATCAggttatttaaaataagaatagtTTTTCATTTTGTATGTTATTCGAAATCTAATGCGCTAATATCATTTTGTATGCCTAATTGTTTCACGTATACGTAACATGTCTCGTGCTATAAAtactttaaaaaaatgtttgcgTTATAATGGGGGAAGTGGCGAAAATAAGTTTATGTTCCTTCAATGATCGATTAAATTTTTAAGCATATTGTCATTAAggaaatacaatgtaatatgttttttttttacaaatttacagACAATAATTACGAAATCaattataatatgtaaatatatacgAAATAAAACGAATAGTAAGTTTAATAATAAGCATTCTGAGATTGTTTCATACCTGTCTGTAAATTTAGTTTGAATAAAGGCGTTGATAcgcgaaaaattattaaaataattgacagACTAATATTCGTGTTTTAGAAATTTGATCCTACTgctatctatacaaaaacggctcaaactactcaacaacttatcgATAGGAAAATCGCGGAAACTAGTTGGCTTCGTTGCAgtgcgaagtgtttcacatttttctgctaggatagagcagatggcACTCGTTTTCGAGGCACAAATTCATGACCCCTCCGACTCCTCCAAAACAAGGGAAACAATAACTTATTGTTATTACATATTTGAATTGCATTAAACCACAGtagatttagaaaaattcattaatttcgaCATATCAGCTGTACCCtgattaaataaacaattttaacgTTAAGCCCTTTCAAAATTTATGGAAGGAACGTGACACAAACATGGggaaattaaatgtaacaattttgCGCTATTTAACGCGCGATGATTTTCGTGTTCTAACAGCGGTAAGTATTTCTATCTCATTGtttatatgaaattaatataatattgcattaggtgtatatatttttctttttacatagcTTCTTTCACACAATTTAAGGTTATGTCGAGATTTTGACGTGCATTATTTTCtatgcattaaataaataagcaatattaaagtatgtattattataattttgattaCTTTCTTTCATAAGTTATTGTTTGATGTTACAGATTGAAATGGGAATGAAAAACCATGAACTAGTCCCTGCATCGCTTGCTGCTCAAATAGCAAATTTACGTTATGGGGGTGTTCACAAATTTATGAAAGAATTATGCAAACACAGACTTCTTAGTTATGAACGAGGAAAACATTGTTAGTTCAcgttgaaaatcaattttagAACCTtgaatattttatgtataaaaCATTTCTTGTAAATTTTCAGACGACGGTTATCGTTTAACGAATGCAGGATACGATTATTTAGCGCTAAAGGTATTAGCTCAAAGAGGCACTGTTTCCTCCTTTGGCAATCAGATTGGAGTAGGAAAGGAATCCAACATTTATATAGTTGCCGACGAAGAAGGAAACCCTGTTTGCTTGAAACTACATAGATTAGGAAGAACTTGTTTTAGAAATATCAAGGATAAAAGAGATTATCATCAGCACCGAAAATCGGCGTCGTGGTTGTACCTATCCCGAATATCTGCGACAAGAGAATTCGCGTACATGAAAGCACTTTACGATAGAGGATTTCCAATACCGAAACCAATTGATCTGAACAGACATTGCGTGGTAATGGAGCTGGTTGAAGGTGGACCTCTGTGAGCAAAATTTACTGATTTCTTCTGCTCTATTGTTTCATACCATATACATCAGTaaagtttatataaataaacttgTTTCAGATGCGGCGTGTACGAAGTGGACGACATCGAATGGCTTTACGACGAATTGATGAATTTGATCGTGAAACTTGGAAACCACGGAGTTATCCATGGagatttcaatgaatttaatatCATGATAACGAG
This region of Osmia lignaria lignaria isolate PbOS001 chromosome 10, iyOsmLign1, whole genome shotgun sequence genomic DNA includes:
- the LOC117609612 gene encoding uncharacterized protein LOC117609612 translates to MNKALFDNYTTTTKMNDDKIKEEYASHNRELDQKYFVAWSPLEENKRLFKQKYISCSRSVPRRNKRFIQYRISRSLNFDANIHSSNSENSSFEEDKHLSRSAKIMRALNFNSSSSYYGRTKIKKSLNFNLTPSPKRFMPTKKSIRKTLSLNFNSPLSVSNKCLNFDDNPNNSADNSLLYSSSESIDENQNETPLQQNPKECGILHYSTPNTKLNKRSLCSTGPSLRSQLRETIDNIVCITVTPNSQSLKRTKGRLDEVTSTSRNLFHEFYDNNDDRPSTPENVIDIIPESTSAIKRSHKKERSSRRKDSRYTEHTDSLEDSADLYSSTDLKNSPLCNSGNVSDTGSLFDYAEEEENSFKESGEASNCDNILFEEHKFDINEIKSEESAENSLEIESINENKSFEKCEDVDKYDLPDQDIDIKFDIRSATPEATAEVISESQTSVTPENRINFLQNVLKDSIKKSHKKIKDDNKKKLFSPKFLRSKFETVNSKQDESEETSVEHREERACTPERVNSSRLLLSQFSSVKKSHKKDKHNKILSGFLKRQEYFNKEMDLCQREADNSFECKNSTADVSSDFDNTENVKDAASFTSVHDTPLIKLSPRKSRRSLNVSLDCEPNVSYDSDLQEADSSKEEFKIFTPLKRKRSTDGSGVKEYLHFYDLPSGKNEVSEDLAVDIGLSRCLTPIPNFRDNYIKTDEDDMEAKKCDSTDVNGRSTPRDMPTTELYVNIDSIKRSHKKNKRANSSWKGFGLFNNDSYMEEQALVKSIKVEALESSNDCITVDDVNESIDHDGQLEVSTDRICNEERASVSTKLVPSNVTPPNCLKSKNYLRLIQETSIKRSHKKVRDKKKQELIVDANELSDDGSIFGDEEKLACDEDQSIKD
- the abo gene encoding de-etiolated protein 1 abo; translated protein: MAEKEAKIEYVTEPCPIKPRKIGPQNVVIRLKRREIFGCPYPGIHVHNARQFYQNVFPNFTVMNVEKPPCFLRKFSPDGRYLIAFSADQTSIEVYEYRGASAAADLLANCEGEYIGHKNDEYSFQIRSNIFSRFFKAKWIVNVVQSNEQLNRECSLFTDDGRYVIVGSAAHIPDELRPHFYQIYTNNEALTPNPRSPLEDYSLHLVDLRGGKLCDTRHFKVDKIYLSHNQGLYLYKDILAVLSVQHQTIHIFQILDGMFINVRTIGRFCLEDDAYLVTSACPGVNCRPFRDVTINSLKHKLLVYLYKRAAYISETTKDPYELRRFYQYFDQLNALRMWKMQLLDTNHILVRFASEEVATLQANEPNAQPALLVVYDMVSAKILAAYDNASTQLLTQFENFSDFFRNARMSTDCQYMCSPSNNIYARLLQQRFKQTIVSARYGGVTEATKRLLAQLPICAQSYSSSPYLDLSLFCYDDKWVSMMERPKACGEHPIRFYARDSGLLKFRMYAGMLGRTTPTAARRLVAFTFHPTDPFAISVQRTNAEYIVSFHVRHV
- the RIOK2 gene encoding RIO kinase 2: MGKLNVTILRYLTRDDFRVLTAIEMGMKNHELVPASLAAQIANLRYGGVHKFMKELCKHRLLSYERGKHYDGYRLTNAGYDYLALKVLAQRGTVSSFGNQIGVGKESNIYIVADEEGNPVCLKLHRLGRTCFRNIKDKRDYHQHRKSASWLYLSRISATREFAYMKALYDRGFPIPKPIDLNRHCVVMELVEGGPLCGVYEVDDIEWLYDELMNLIVKLGNHGVIHGDFNEFNIMITSSGKPILIDFPQMVSTEHADAKIYFERDVNCVRDFFKRRFAYESELYPTFEDILREDCIDVEIKASGLTKQMEKDLLREMGMIESEAEEAEEESEENVEEQKESMDESEINYLQQQVEDCVRNEYIYTPKDVSVDAETNEATFGSEDDQVQTGEFSDSKSMYSTTTVSTIAPEVIKKKVKSALQKREKREQSRRILVKGEANAVTRVRRENKDTIKQSTGIWGWE